The genomic DNA CATTGAGGCATTTGAGTTAGACGGTCAAACAGTTCATCTAGGCGATACAGTAACTTTAAAAAGCAAGCTACACGGAATTGATGTGAGGAAGAAAGCCATCGCTTATGATTATGATCCTTTAGCTAAGAATTACCGTTCTATCACATTTGATGATAAGGCAAGTATCGGAACAGGTAAAACTGGCGGTAGCCTAACTACACTAGCAAATAATCTCATTGATGGGAATAAGCGGAGTGAGGATGTTGCCGTTGAAATTGCCCTTGAGAATGCCAACAGAGCCTTTGATGCGGAATTTGAGAAACGTCAAGTAGCCATCGATGCCGCTATCGAACAGGCTCAAAGTCATGGGGAGGTCTATGCGGATCGATTAAAGGCTAGCATTGACAGTGAACTTTCAACTATTCACCAACAGATGCGGCAACAAGAAGAGGAACAGCAACGCACAACTCGTGATTTAATGGCAAAGGCTGGGGTAAATACCAACCTAGCCACAGAAGCCAAACAAAAGGCAGAACAGGCTCAAACTGGGGCAACTGAAGCCCTCAGAAGGGCAGAACAAGCCAAACTTGATGCCATTCAAGAAGCTAATCGCTTGTCTGTAACGGAGCGTAGTCAAACAGAGTCAAAAATTGCGACAGCTAAATCACAAGCTATCACTGAAGCTAGTCGATTAGTTGATGTAGCAAAATCACTGTTGAGTGGACAGTTGGCAACTGTCAGTACCAATCTCTCGCAAACCAAGGAGGATATAAAACTTCTTGCGAGTAAGCAACTGGTGGATAGTCTGACTGGTCGAGTATCCGGTGCAGAATCCATGATTCAAGTACAAGCAGACCAAATTTCTCAGCGTGTTAAAACCAGTGATTTTAACCAAGCGAAACAGAGAATCGAAACTGCCGAGTCGTCTATTACGCAATTGAGGAATCGCATTACAACTGAACTCAGTCAGGTGGATGCGAAAATTCCAACTAGCCTAGATGGCCTAAATTTGATGACTGGTACTCGTGATTGGTCGAATAAAGGAAATGCCTGGCATTTAGGAAATAATTGGTCCACTGAAACAGAGCATTTTAGGGGACTAGTAGTTCGTTCGACCCAATCGGGTTATAACGGAAGTCATCAGAATATTGTTGTGAAAGCAGGAGATGTCATTACTTTTAGCTTTTATGCCAAAGCAAATCAGCCACTTTCCTCCATCAAAGTTTCAGCGATTTGGTCCGGTTCTAGTGTCTATCGTGCTCCAGTAGCAAGGGTGAGGGAATCGGACGATATAATATCCGTCACAAGTGACTGGAAACGCTACTGGAAAACAGTCCATGTCTTATCTGATGGTTCGCTTCAATTTCGGACAGAGTACAATGGCAGCACCATCCCAAATGGGAATAAATTCTATGTAGCAGGATTGAAAGTCGCAAAAAGCTCACTGGATACAGGGTATTCAGAAAACCCAGCAGATATTGCTGGAGAATTGACCGCCCAACGGACACTCATCACGCAAACGGCCTCTGGTGTAGAGCAGGTTTCTACAAGATTAACCGAAGCAAATGGAAAGATTTCTAGTAGTGAAACACAGATTCGACAATTAGTTTCAGATGTATCCTCGAAGGTTAGTCAAACGGATTTCAATAACTTGAAACGAACTGTCGAAGGACATACTACATCCATCCAACAAACACAGCAATCCATCTTGCTTAAGGCTGATAAGACTGTTCTTGAGGGGGTCAAAACAACCGCTGACAATGCCTTAGCTAAGGCCAACACAAACGCTAGTCAGATTACCCAAACCAAGGCTGATTTACGGATTGCCAATGATGCCATCTCACAGAAAGTTGCAAAGACAGATTTTAATAGCTTGACTGGTCGAGTAGCAAGTGTGGAAACCACTATCCGAACACAGGCTGGGCAAATCGAACAACGACTGACGAGTACGCAAGTTGAATCTGCAATCAACTCAAAAGGCTACCAAACCAAGTCACAGGTCGATTCAAATATTATGGGTCGTGGTTATCTAACCAGCAGTTCTCTCCAACCTTATGCGACGACAACTAGTGTGCAGAATTTGGTTAGAACCACCTCTGATAGTTTTACCCAGCGAATCAGTCAAACGGAAAGCAGAATCCCTACCTCAGTTTCGCATCGCAACTTAATAGCTGGTACTTCGGATAGATGGAGTGCTTATCAGACGATAAATACCAATAGTAACTGGATAGCCTCTTTAGGAAGAGTTCAATTTGGAGATAGTAGTGGTATCTATGTTGGATCAAAAGTTCATTTATATGTTCATGTCTCAGTGGATGAGATTACATTTGACTCTGCGGTGACGACACGTACAATGAAACTTCAAGGTCCAATATTGGATAGTCAAAATGTTTGGACATGGACCAACTGGAATTTGTATCACCCTTTCTACAATAAATGGAGCAGCAATCTGACAACTGGTAACAACTATCGCTTGATAAAATTGACCGCTACCGTCACTCAAGAGATGTACCAACACTCTAAAGGATTTGAACTTCAAGTTAGAGTTGATGGGGTTAAGACTGGTAAGTTCCATGTGAGAGCCTTAATGGTTTCAACTGGTGATATCTTTCCAGACTATTGGACACCGTCATTAGACGACTTTACGACAGTGACAGCTTTTCATGAAGTGCGGGATACTGTAAGCAGTCACACTCGGACAATTGGAGATCACGCCAATCAAATCAGTCAGGTTGTTCAAACGGCTACTGGGATTGTAACACGAGTTGGCAATCTAGAAACTAGTCGAGCTACAACGGCAACAGTAAATGCCATTCAAACACAGGTTTCAACACTTGCAGGGTCGTGGTCGGTTCGAAATTTGACAAGTGCAGGGACAGTCCTCAGTCAGCTCAATCTCAATAAGGATGGCACAGTCAAGATTGATGGAAAACTCGTTCAAATAACAGGTACAACCTATATCCAAGACGGTGTCATTGCAAGTGGTAAGATTGCCAGTCTTGATGCAGGCAAGATTACGTCAGGCATCATATCAGCAGCTCGAATTGGAGCAGAAGCAATCACTGCGGATAAATTAAAGGTTGACCAAGCATTCTTTACCAAGTTTATGGCTACAGAAGCCTATCTCAAGCAGTTGTTTGCCAAATCAGCCTTTATAAACCAAGTGCAGGCAGTAACCCTATCTGCCAATAAAATTTCTGGTGGAATCTTGTCAGCAATCAACGGAGCCATGAAAATCAATCTGTCACTTGGAAACATCAAGTTCTTTACAAACTCTCCATCCATTTCTCGTGAGGTTAGTGGTTATCCTCACCAGTGGGTTTCATTTGAAACAGGTACCTCAAACGGCAAGCCATGTGGTGTAACCATTGTCGGTTCCAATCGATGGAACAACTGGAATGCCAATGACGGTGGCTTTGTAGGAATTCGAGCATGGAACGGTACAGATACCGACCAAATTGATGTGGTAGGTGATAAGGTTCGTTTGGCCAGTGCTCCATATACCAATCCAGATGGCTGGGAAATTGTAACGTTGCCTAACCGACTGAGTATTGATGCCTTTAAAGCATCTGACCGACCAAGTTCAATAT from Streptococcus oriscaviae includes the following:
- a CDS encoding phage tail spike protein — translated: MLSLLDKTVRTAKWHGKPLPETIKSSVKENLNGDFVLNFTYPITDSGLFRELKEDYLVRSPVPVLGHQLFRIKKVIEGDTSLEVVAYHISDDIMTRLVSPFRCEQVPCATALSSMVMASKSPLGDFSFTSDIVKNRTYTTDKEQTLYSSLLDGKHSIIGTWEGELVRDNLALTIKSERGQDRGVVISTHYNLKKYQRTKESSQIITRIHATSRFKQEGQDRETELQVTVDSPLINSYPFINEVTYSNNNLRSRQELIEWASSKFRLEGIDKPKDAIIIEAFELDGQTVHLGDTVTLKSKLHGIDVRKKAIAYDYDPLAKNYRSITFDDKASIGTGKTGGSLTTLANNLIDGNKRSEDVAVEIALENANRAFDAEFEKRQVAIDAAIEQAQSHGEVYADRLKASIDSELSTIHQQMRQQEEEQQRTTRDLMAKAGVNTNLATEAKQKAEQAQTGATEALRRAEQAKLDAIQEANRLSVTERSQTESKIATAKSQAITEASRLVDVAKSLLSGQLATVSTNLSQTKEDIKLLASKQLVDSLTGRVSGAESMIQVQADQISQRVKTSDFNQAKQRIETAESSITQLRNRITTELSQVDAKIPTSLDGLNLMTGTRDWSNKGNAWHLGNNWSTETEHFRGLVVRSTQSGYNGSHQNIVVKAGDVITFSFYAKANQPLSSIKVSAIWSGSSVYRAPVARVRESDDIISVTSDWKRYWKTVHVLSDGSLQFRTEYNGSTIPNGNKFYVAGLKVAKSSLDTGYSENPADIAGELTAQRTLITQTASGVEQVSTRLTEANGKISSSETQIRQLVSDVSSKVSQTDFNNLKRTVEGHTTSIQQTQQSILLKADKTVLEGVKTTADNALAKANTNASQITQTKADLRIANDAISQKVAKTDFNSLTGRVASVETTIRTQAGQIEQRLTSTQVESAINSKGYQTKSQVDSNIMGRGYLTSSSLQPYATTTSVQNLVRTTSDSFTQRISQTESRIPTSVSHRNLIAGTSDRWSAYQTINTNSNWIASLGRVQFGDSSGIYVGSKVHLYVHVSVDEITFDSAVTTRTMKLQGPILDSQNVWTWTNWNLYHPFYNKWSSNLTTGNNYRLIKLTATVTQEMYQHSKGFELQVRVDGVKTGKFHVRALMVSTGDIFPDYWTPSLDDFTTVTAFHEVRDTVSSHTRTIGDHANQISQVVQTATGIVTRVGNLETSRATTATVNAIQTQVSTLAGSWSVRNLTSAGTVLSQLNLNKDGTVKIDGKLVQITGTTYIQDGVIASGKIASLDAGKITSGIISAARIGAEAITADKLKVDQAFFTKFMATEAYLKQLFAKSAFINQVQAVTLSANKISGGILSAINGAMKINLSLGNIKFFTNSPSISREVSGYPHQWVSFETGTSNGKPCGVTIVGSNRWNNWNANDGGFVGIRAWNGTDTDQIDVVGDKVRLASAPYTNPDGWEIVTLPNRLSIDAFKASDRPSSILNIGDIRIYRNGTTYVSLKDVLHQFNHNFKHLVNITGRGDVILTWDTIK